Proteins from a single region of Anastrepha ludens isolate Willacy chromosome 5, idAnaLude1.1, whole genome shotgun sequence:
- the LOC128864304 gene encoding uncharacterized protein LOC128864304 codes for MAKDSASSRIPRLDGASRIPLPGSLRPPSSTAQTVTGIAARTTQIFQRASTVGFQQKRPATLAGLRPSIVSANSLKRSASGDHITNAVNLVTKKTTTAIKKWIGRPEKMPPPTAVPKMAQIESQTKTKRKQAPQMDDPVPDLAPKNEYFCTPRPLTRSDTFVRTDSPDDITQFAPSLLTQSTPAPPTTGSLTTTRITRPPDINETTKLLSNNTRHALYTTQSLDISLFNPAAQLGETFETTMKRTMTLDETKEDVTYRYSPHARQTILKPNLTTTLNVPALLGQTMNVVSSAETFTLKSQGISNATTLLDTTPAMGGTRIVDSADAISPITNATYSNPDSLDNLQLLEDVSAPSGFLDMDLTLQSESASEHEKTRDNLLDCSVSSEPDEMNSTLKALAPEKAHMKLPLNSTLNTEKLLDLTTDMLSPSNREIHMLNLTKDYLGSSHISSGNTSQLLYMTQQQNTLTDHNTPDYNPVKKLQEKKHLLTSPQLALKSAHSDLVLPTRTPDDEPLSMPMEVDANTLLAMGSRTEEFYAAREGKQGQAVGIATSLQDVNNPNVRQKSRYSFGLDLTESTLDCSIELVDVSLSSSAALHPTAHNTMAAHPQSPSLHAQPQHQQALRRQTSFELDESLGILTPDQMKEFLDSSNTNNTNNLELPLAHNGNKMVIHHMRIDQTPSPEELPLDPVEVKTDVTELLLSQQHQHQPNIFESSINLQHQQQLQQRQQQLQQQQLQSSSISTAEPVSTHTDTDMSSKTSDAMTKSNVSKISTSFITSVTSVTSLDTGYQGDGEMSRPASRGACDHSPSNGPTARKCGHVSRQPSFNQQLQQQQMPLVRRQDPMTDSDFFTESDADDIFHRGDRRAQVIDGQLYGPMLQPAASVFISEDPEDSCMESSGIFTDVENRCDDDLAQMRRQDTQDAMLDMSPEGEGDDSTETVKSNREASKNANGGERANANKSEINAGDDIIVNTMARNVAATTLGQGQLSNSQTSSTIHSSMSTDRLSAATLSNRTSYCSVDGNTVNADCKSFSSLEEAFDESTSAHNISGTINTTFLSPASTECAKHSPLSTTGNEECADCINSRCGDDSMARADTQQHASVHRVTPSSKHISLNSLSTVAAKSAAFGGAKLENDENRFVLGLSASRGRVLIERETLSESGTAGTKVACASSSSSTTSLSLDNQSSNNSKNIQRYALEAVAVAAAKATNAAGGTNKRTSRTSKFASAHNSPKQYASSGSVASVIDSGTPASSVRKKQTPNKWDAVMNKIQSNKGLPKKNLKEVKSKVSTLRPSNGVSVASGAVGNVATKGGSGRLNVGGTQARSSANSTPLIRRSPTSTTGSGTMSPRTNRMLLPLRPTDNGTQRSGSGSPTTAQQVTKRLFQGVAAKR; via the coding sequence GATTCAGCTTCATCTCGCATACCGCGCCTAGATGGCGCCTCACGTATTCCATTACCCGGCAGCTTGCGACCACCCAGCTCAACTGCACAGACCGTTACCGGTATAGCAGCACGTACAACGCAAATTTTTCAGCGCGCATCCACAGTTGGATTCCAACAGAAACGTCCCGCAACTTTGGCTGGTCTGCGACCGTCCATTGTGAGCGCGAATTCACTTAAACGCAGCGCATCCGGTGATCACATCACCAACGCAGTCAACTTGGTAACCAAGAAAACCACTACAGCAATTAAAAAATGGATAGGAAGGCCGGAGAAAATGCCTCCACCGACTGCAGTCCCTAAGATGGCACAAATCGAGTCGCAAACCAAAACTAAACGAAAACAAGCACCACAAATGGATGACCCAGTTCCGGATCTGGCTCCGAAGAATGAATATTTCTGTACACCACGGCCACTCACGCGCTCCGATACATTTGTACGCACCGACAGTCCCGACGACATTACACAGTTCGCACCAAGCTTGCTTACACAATCTACACCAGCACCACCCACTACCGGGTCGCTTACAACCACACGCATAACCCGTCCACCGGATATCAATGAGACAACGAAATTGCTAAGCAACAATACGCGTCACGCACTATACACCACCCAAAGTCTGGATATCAGTCTATTCAATCCAGCGGCACAACTAGGCGAAACGTTTGAAACAACCATGAAACGTACAATGACGCTCGATGAAACGAAAGAAGATGTGACCTATCGCTATTCACCGCATGCAAGACAAACAATACTGAAACCCAATCTTACTACAACCTTGAATGTACCCGCCTTACTTGGTCAAACTATGAATGTGGTCTCCTCTGCGGAAACTTTTACACTGAAGTCCCAGGGGATCTCTAACGCCACCACACTCTTGGACACTACACCAGCTATGGGTGGAACGAGAATCGTTGACTCTGCTGATGCAATCTCACCCATTACTAATGCCACTTACTCAAATCCTGATTCGCTGGATAATCTACAGTTATTGGAAGACGTGTCTGCGCCGTCTGGTTTCTTAGATATGGATCTAACATTACAATCAGAGAGTGCGAGCGAACATGAAAAGACCCGCGACAATTTATTAGACTGTTCCGTCTCCTCAGAGCCAGATGAGATGAATAGTACGCTGAAAGCGTTGGCGCCAGAAAAAGCTCACATGAAACTGCCACTCAACTCGACGCTAAATACCGAAAAGTTGCTGGATCTCACCACCGACATGCTTTCGCCGTCGAATCGGGAAATTCACATGCTGAACCTGACCAAAGATTATCTGGGCTCATCGCACATTAGTTCGGGCAATACCAGTCAGCTGCTGTACATGACCCAACAGCAAAATACTCTTACTGATCACAACACGCCTGACTACAACCCCGTAAAGAAATTGCAGGAAAAGAAGCATTTACTAACTTCACCTCAACTAGCACTCAAAAGTGCCCACAGTGATTTGGTGCTGCCCACGCGCACCCCAGATGACGAGCCACTAAGCATGCCAATGGAAGTCGATGCGAACACATTGCTGGCAATGGGTTCACGCACAGAAGAGTTCTATGCAGCGCGTGAAGGTAAACAGGGTCAGGCGGTGGGCATCGCCACATCGCTGCAGGATGTCAACAATCCGAATGTGAGACAGAAATCACGTTACTCTTTCGGTTTGGATCTCACCGAGTCCACACTCGATTGCTCAATAGAATTGGTGGATGTGTCACTTTCTTCGAGCGCTGCTCTGCATCCGACTGCCCACAATACCATGGCTGCTCATCCACAATCGCCTTCTTTGCACGCCCAACCACAACACCAGCAGGCATTGAGGCGCCAAACTTCTTTTGAGTTGGATGAAAGTCTGGGTATTTTGACACCCGACCAGATGAAGGAGTTTCTAGACTCGTCTAACACTAACAACACAAACAACTTGGAATTGCCTCTAGCGCATAACGGCAATAAAATGGTAATTCATCATATGCGCATTGATCAGACGCCATCACCGGAGGAACTGCCACTTGATCCTGTTGAGGTAAAGACTGACGTCACAGAACTTTTACTGTCACAGCAACACCAACATCAGCCGAATATTTTTGAGTCGTCTATAAATCTGCAACACCAGCAACAATTACAGCAGCGTCAGCAAcagttacagcaacaacaactgcagtCTAGCTCAATCAGTACTGCTGAACCGGTCTCCACACACACAGACACCGACATGTCATCTAAAACGTCGGACGCAATGACCAAATCCAATGTATCGAAGATTTCGACCAGCTTTATCACTAGCGTTACCAGTGTAACAAGTTTAGACACTGGTTATCAGGGCGATGGTGAAATGTCACGACCTGCTTCGCGCGGCGCCTGTGACCACTCACCTTCAAATGGGCCTACGGCACGCAAATGCGGCCACGTTTCACGTCAACCTAGCTTTAATCAACAATTGCAGCAGCAACAAATGCCACTAGTGCGCCGCCAAGATCCAATGACGGACTCAGATTTTTTCACTGAATCCGATGCGGATGACATCTTTCATCGTGGCGATCGACGCGCGCAAGTAATCGATGGCCAATTGTATGGGCCGATGCTGCAGCCAGCAGCCTCAGTGTTCATATCCGAGGATCCGGAAGATTCGTGCATGGAATCGTCGGGCATATTCACGGATGTCGAGAATAGATGTGACGATGATTTGGCGCAAATGCGGCGTCAGGACACACAAGACGCAATGTTGGATATGTCGCCGGAAGGTGAGGGCGATGATTCCACCGAAACAGTGAAAAGCAATCGGGAAGCCAGCAAAAATGCCAATGGGGGCGAGCGCGCAAAcgcaaataaaagtgaaattaatGCCGGCGACGACATAATTGTAAACACAATGGCGCGAAATGTTGCCGCTACAACACTCGGTCAAGGTCAATTGAGTAACAGCCAAACCTCTTCTACAATACATAGCAGCATGAGCACCGATCGCCTCTCCGCAGCGACGCTCTCCAATCGCACTTCATACTGCAGTGTCGACGGCAACACAGTGAACGCGGACTGCAAAAGCTTTTCATCGCTGGAAGAAGCTTTTGATGAGAGCACCTCGGCGCACAATATCAGCGGCACAATCAACACCACGTTTCTAAGTCCAGCAAGCACTGAGTGCGCAAAACACTCACCGCTCTCCACGACTGGAAACGAAGAGTGCGCTGACTGCATCAACAGTCGGTGTGGCGACGATAGCATGGCTAGAGCTGATACACAACAGCACGCGTCAGTGCATAGAGTAACTCCATCGTCTAAACACATATCTTTAAATTCGCTCTCGACAGTTGCGGCAAAAAGCGCCGCATTTGGTGGTGCTAAATTAGAAAACGACGAAAACAGATTCGTTTTAGGTTTGTCGGCATCGCGCGGGCGTGTActaattgaaagggaaacaCTTTCGGAATCGGGTACGGCTGGCACAAAAGTAGCCTGCGCCTCCTCATCATCTTCAACGACCTCGTTATCTTTAGacaaccaaagcagcaacaacagtaaGAACATACAACGATACGCATTAGAGGCCGTAGCTGTAGCTGCCGCAAAAGCCACAAACGCCGCGGGTGGCACAAACAAACGAACGTCGCGCACGTCGAAATTCGCATCCGCGCATAATTCGCCCAAACAATACGCATCGAGCGGGTCGGTCGCGAGTGTAATTGATAGCGGTACGCCAGCATCGAGTGTGCGCAAAAAGCAGACACCCAACAAATGGGATGCAGTGATGAATAAAATTCAAAGTAACAAAGGGCTgcctaagaaaaatttaaaagaagtgAAATCAAAAGTGTCAACATTACGCCCCAGTAATGGGGTAAGTGTTGCGAGCGGTGCTGTTGGCAACGTTGCCACAAAGGGCGGGTCGGGTCGATTGAATGTCGGTGGTACACAGGCGCGCTCAAGCGCCAACTCCACACCACTAATACGCCGTTCGCCAACCTCAACTACTGGGAGCGGCACCATGAGTCCGCGCACCAATAGGATGTTGTTGCCGCTGCGGCCAACGGATAACGGCACACAACGCAGCGGTAGCGGCAGTCCAACAACAGCGCAACAAGTGACAAAGCGACTGTTCCAGGGAGTTGCCGCTAAGCGGTAA